From a single Chlamydia ibidis 10-1398/6 genomic region:
- a CDS encoding UDP-N-acetylmuramoyl-tripeptide--D-alanyl-D-alanine ligase has translation MRPILLEEWVALMLSDVKCRRSGKKISGFAIDSRHVVPGDLFFALEGGHTDGHYYLEQAAKSGAVAAIVSSDYKGSDFGLELVYVPSPKAVLREAGQSQSHLMQGSLIGITGSVGKTTTKEFLKTLLSTSYKVHASPKSYNSQLTVPLSLLMADGDEDFVILEMGVSEPGNMEDLLTVVEPDISVITHITDQHAAYFPNSGLQGIAEEKSKILCNSQVQILPKDSPWYPYFVEKSPCSERFCFSFCDETADFYYHAITSNNVFISTPEGVIELPIQFPYRPAYSNFLIAFSLAWVLSTPLDRLVHACSNLQLPPMRFEESMRNGVRIINDAYNACPEAMLAALDALPSPEVGGKVILILGHMAELGAYSREGHTVVAMKALSKAHTVFFIGENWLPVQHMLSTSLCKVSFYPSAQAIEEALKGVAQQGDIVLLKGSRSLALESLLGCF, from the coding sequence ATGCGCCCTATTTTGCTAGAGGAGTGGGTAGCACTAATGCTATCCGATGTCAAATGCCGCAGGTCCGGAAAAAAAATTTCAGGGTTTGCTATAGACAGTAGGCACGTTGTTCCGGGGGATTTGTTTTTCGCCCTTGAGGGAGGACATACGGACGGCCATTATTACTTGGAGCAAGCTGCTAAATCAGGAGCTGTTGCTGCTATTGTTTCCTCAGATTACAAAGGAAGCGATTTTGGTTTAGAATTAGTGTATGTCCCAAGTCCTAAAGCAGTTTTAAGAGAGGCAGGCCAAAGTCAAAGCCACTTAATGCAGGGTAGCTTAATAGGTATTACAGGGTCTGTAGGGAAAACTACAACAAAAGAATTTCTAAAGACTCTTTTATCCACATCTTACAAAGTACATGCTAGTCCTAAAAGTTATAACTCTCAGTTAACTGTCCCGTTAAGTCTTCTTATGGCAGATGGTGATGAGGACTTTGTCATCTTGGAAATGGGAGTTTCAGAACCTGGTAATATGGAGGACTTACTGACCGTAGTAGAGCCTGATATTTCTGTAATTACTCATATCACCGATCAACATGCTGCCTATTTCCCAAATAGTGGCTTACAAGGGATAGCTGAAGAAAAATCTAAGATTTTGTGTAATAGTCAAGTCCAAATCTTGCCTAAAGATTCCCCGTGGTATCCTTATTTCGTAGAGAAGTCTCCGTGCTCAGAGAGATTTTGTTTTTCATTTTGTGATGAGACCGCTGATTTCTATTATCATGCTATTACTTCCAATAATGTGTTTATAAGCACTCCTGAGGGCGTTATAGAACTCCCTATACAATTCCCTTATCGACCTGCATACAGTAATTTTCTGATAGCTTTTTCTCTTGCTTGGGTCCTTAGCACCCCGTTAGATCGCCTAGTGCATGCATGTTCTAATTTACAATTGCCGCCTATGAGGTTTGAAGAAAGTATGCGTAATGGTGTTAGGATAATTAACGATGCTTATAATGCTTGTCCAGAAGCTATGCTTGCTGCTTTAGATGCTTTGCCGAGTCCTGAAGTAGGAGGGAAGGTGATTTTAATTTTGGGCCATATGGCGGAATTGGGCGCGTATTCGCGTGAAGGTCATACAGTTGTAGCTATGAAAGCTTTATCTAAGGCGCACACAGTCTTTTTCATTGGCGAAAATTGGCTGCCAGTCCAACATATGTTGTCCACGAGTCTTTGTAAGGTGTCCTTTTATCCTTCCGCACAAGCCATAGAAGAAGCCTTAAAAGGTGTCGCGCAGCAAGGGGATATTGTATTGTTGAAAGGATCACGATCTTTAGCTTTAGAGTCCTTGCTAGGTTGTTTTTAA
- a CDS encoding TCP-1/cpn60 chaperonin family protein — protein sequence MLDKETGNAKARIFLGIEKVFHSIKSFYGPSPSFSPSSSYADHQTYTIVSSLSLPDPYENIGLDFIKSLTSKVYNKYLDGTTTALFFLYYFLKEGLAVVDEGTSCYKLTLSLREAEKIFLRNLLKYTLPVKDVSKIKGLILSAISNNRISDHICSALFYAGIEGLIWLSESEESEIMVYPGLKIEIGAASLYRGTQTEKFTRIRKPKIFVTDKRITTVLQFLPLLKQISERDEHLVIFCYDIDKDALATLTINCLEGLLRVTVIKLIDNPDLDEFLFEDIAISTGTSIYSQGFSPSSVSIHYSSLGNCEYIEISSEEIVIIDGHHLPEVLELKIRQLEQSEDIANTKSLNKKRKTRLQGLIAIIPIKKEERKAYTLALRTLYSSLRHGYIPGGGAGLFYAALDIQEDLAITREEKAALQIIKTACQAPISQLAYNLGLEGTMVTDKLRNIATPSLGLNIVSRQIEDLIASHILDPLEKMQDIFSFSLDTAIQILSSNVVIYKENKIEDEFQGS from the coding sequence GTGCTAGATAAGGAAACAGGAAATGCTAAGGCAAGAATTTTCCTTGGCATAGAAAAAGTGTTTCATTCTATCAAAAGTTTTTACGGCCCCAGTCCCTCCTTTTCACCGTCTTCTTCCTATGCAGATCACCAGACCTATACTATTGTTTCTTCACTATCTTTGCCCGACCCGTATGAAAATATAGGGTTGGATTTTATTAAATCTCTAACCAGCAAAGTATATAATAAATACTTAGATGGCACGACAACGGCGTTATTCTTTCTTTACTATTTTCTCAAAGAAGGACTTGCTGTTGTTGATGAGGGAACTTCATGTTATAAACTCACTTTATCACTGCGAGAAGCAGAAAAAATTTTCTTAAGGAACCTATTGAAATATACTTTACCAGTCAAAGATGTTTCTAAAATCAAAGGGCTTATACTTTCTGCAATATCTAATAACAGGATTTCTGACCATATTTGTTCTGCGCTATTCTATGCGGGTATCGAAGGACTTATCTGGCTATCGGAATCCGAAGAATCAGAGATAATGGTATATCCAGGGTTGAAAATTGAAATCGGAGCCGCTTCGTTATACAGAGGAACACAAACAGAAAAATTCACGCGTATTCGGAAACCAAAAATATTTGTTACCGATAAGAGAATCACCACGGTATTACAATTTTTACCTCTCCTAAAACAAATCTCAGAACGCGATGAACATTTAGTAATATTTTGTTATGATATAGACAAAGACGCCCTAGCTACCCTCACCATTAATTGCCTTGAAGGTCTGTTAAGAGTAACTGTTATTAAGTTAATCGATAATCCCGATTTAGATGAGTTTCTTTTTGAAGACATTGCAATATCCACCGGAACTAGCATTTACTCTCAAGGATTTTCACCATCTTCTGTTTCTATACACTATTCTTCGTTGGGGAATTGTGAGTATATAGAGATATCCTCAGAAGAAATAGTTATTATTGATGGGCACCATCTTCCAGAAGTTCTAGAACTAAAAATCCGACAATTAGAACAGTCTGAAGATATAGCAAATACAAAATCTCTGAACAAAAAAAGAAAAACTCGGTTACAAGGTTTAATAGCGATAATCCCTATAAAAAAAGAAGAGAGAAAGGCATACACACTAGCTCTACGAACCTTGTATTCCAGCTTACGTCATGGCTATATCCCTGGAGGAGGAGCAGGCCTATTCTATGCTGCTTTAGATATCCAAGAAGATCTGGCTATAACTAGAGAAGAAAAAGCGGCGTTACAAATTATAAAAACGGCGTGCCAAGCCCCTATTAGCCAACTTGCCTATAACTTAGGCTTAGAGGGAACTATGGTGACTGATAAACTACGAAATATTGCTACACCTAGTTTAGGCTTGAATATTGTTTCTAGACAAATTGAAGATTTAATTGCTTCTCATATACTGGATCCTTTAGAGAAAATGCAGGACATTTTTTCTTTTTCTTTAGATACGGCAATCCAAATCTTATCTTCCAATGTTGTTATTTATAAAGAAAACAAAATTGAGGACGAGTTTCAAGGTTCTTAG
- a CDS encoding metallophosphoesterase family protein: MLNKLKEAHRVIHISDVHFHVFPKNPLTCFNKRFKGLLRKICGGVPFQARSIGDRFPKLAQNLQADSICVTGDFSLTALPKEFVLAKRFVYNLSQHANTYVLPGNHDVYTPRSLKTKAFYHYFPNKQLATEGISFNKLAPHWWLVLLDCSHLNGWLSANGIIRSAQVSSLENFILSLPHHENVIIANHYPLLPTQNPSHDLINHDLLQKTLKKYSNVRLYLHGHDHQAAIYTCKDHAPNLILNSGSISLPSNARFHVIDLYTQECRVYTVALKNLLMTEEPLEISIEGIVEL, from the coding sequence ATGCTTAATAAACTTAAGGAAGCACATCGTGTTATTCATATTTCCGATGTTCACTTTCATGTTTTTCCAAAAAATCCCCTAACATGTTTTAACAAACGATTTAAAGGATTACTAAGGAAGATATGTGGTGGAGTGCCCTTCCAGGCAAGATCTATAGGAGACCGTTTCCCAAAACTAGCACAAAATCTACAGGCTGACAGTATCTGTGTCACTGGCGATTTTTCTCTCACCGCTTTACCTAAAGAATTTGTTTTAGCTAAACGTTTTGTCTACAATCTTTCTCAGCACGCAAATACATATGTATTGCCTGGGAATCACGATGTCTACACACCAAGATCACTAAAAACAAAAGCTTTCTACCATTATTTCCCTAATAAACAACTTGCAACTGAAGGCATTTCTTTTAACAAGCTTGCTCCCCACTGGTGGCTTGTTCTTTTGGATTGTTCGCATCTAAATGGTTGGCTTTCTGCGAACGGAATTATTAGATCAGCACAAGTATCATCCTTGGAAAACTTTATTCTAAGTCTTCCTCATCACGAGAACGTTATTATCGCCAATCATTATCCATTGTTACCAACACAAAACCCATCTCATGATCTAATTAATCATGATTTGTTGCAGAAAACTCTAAAGAAATACAGTAATGTGCGGTTGTATTTACACGGCCATGATCATCAAGCTGCTATTTATACGTGTAAAGATCACGCACCTAACCTCATCTTAAACAGCGGGTCTATCTCTTTACCTTCGAATGCACGCTTCCATGTGATCGATCTCTATACACAGGAGTGCAGAGTATACACAGTAGCACTTAAAAACTTGCTAATGACGGAGGAGCCTCTAGAAATCTCTATTGAGGGAATAGTCGAATTGTAG
- the efp gene encoding elongation factor P, which yields MVRVSTSEFRVGLRIEIDGQPYLILQNDFVKPGKGQAFNRIKVKNFLTGRVIEKTFKSGESVETADVREQQMRLLYTDQEGATFMDDETFEQELIFWEKIENIRHWLLEDTIYTLVLYNGEVIAVEPPIFMELKIAETAPGVRGDTASGRVLKPAVTNTGAKIMVPIFIDEGELVKVDTRTGSYESRVSK from the coding sequence ATGGTTCGTGTAAGTACTAGTGAATTTCGTGTAGGATTAAGAATAGAGATAGATGGTCAACCTTATTTGATTTTACAAAATGATTTCGTCAAACCAGGGAAAGGTCAGGCATTTAACCGAATAAAGGTTAAAAATTTTCTTACAGGACGTGTTATTGAAAAAACCTTTAAGTCTGGAGAGTCTGTAGAGACTGCTGATGTGCGTGAGCAGCAAATGCGCCTTCTTTATACGGATCAAGAAGGTGCGACATTTATGGATGACGAGACTTTCGAACAAGAACTAATCTTTTGGGAAAAAATAGAAAATATTCGTCACTGGTTGCTCGAAGATACTATATATACTTTAGTTTTGTACAACGGAGAGGTCATTGCTGTAGAGCCTCCTATTTTCATGGAACTAAAGATTGCTGAAACAGCTCCAGGTGTACGTGGTGATACGGCATCAGGTAGGGTTTTGAAGCCTGCGGTAACAAATACAGGTGCAAAAATTATGGTCCCTATTTTCATAGATGAAGGGGAGTTGGTTAAAGTTGATACTCGTACTGGGAGCTATGAGTCCCGAGTTAGTAAGTAG
- a CDS encoding AMP nucleosidase, with amino-acid sequence MSKETRNIDEKQIAQDMLERYSGSRVEEFCSYLLLTNFAYYVETFAKLYQVSISQGSMFLAAHAPQINTSIVDFKLGSPGAALIVDLCSFVPCIKAGIMLGMCGGLRSHYEVGDYFVPVASIRGEGTSNAYFPPEVPALGNFVVQKTISDVLENAKKNYHIGISHTTNIRFWEFNTEFRKRLYTNKAQSAEMECATLFAAGYRRNLPMGALLVISDLPLRKEGIKTKESGSFVLKTYTKDHIETGVEVISKLDTVLKKRVSQIQEKGLPHMEIGEADDTMAKDSEPSDTDY; translated from the coding sequence ATTTCAAAGGAAACACGAAATATAGATGAAAAGCAGATTGCTCAAGATATGTTAGAACGCTATTCGGGGTCTCGTGTCGAAGAATTCTGTTCCTACTTATTATTAACCAACTTTGCTTACTACGTTGAAACGTTTGCCAAGCTTTATCAAGTCTCTATATCTCAAGGGTCTATGTTTTTAGCTGCACACGCACCACAAATTAATACATCCATTGTAGATTTTAAATTAGGCTCTCCTGGAGCAGCCCTCATCGTAGATTTATGCTCCTTTGTTCCCTGCATAAAAGCAGGAATTATGTTAGGAATGTGTGGTGGGCTACGTTCTCACTATGAAGTTGGCGACTACTTTGTCCCAGTCGCGAGTATTAGAGGAGAAGGCACATCAAATGCCTATTTTCCTCCTGAGGTCCCTGCTTTAGGGAATTTTGTAGTACAAAAAACTATTTCTGATGTCTTAGAAAATGCAAAAAAAAATTACCATATAGGTATTTCACATACCACTAATATACGATTTTGGGAATTCAATACCGAGTTTCGCAAACGTTTATACACCAACAAGGCACAGAGTGCAGAAATGGAATGTGCGACACTATTTGCAGCAGGATACAGAAGAAATCTACCAATGGGCGCATTACTTGTGATCTCTGATCTTCCCTTGAGAAAAGAGGGAATAAAAACAAAAGAAAGCGGCTCTTTCGTACTCAAAACTTATACTAAAGACCATATTGAAACAGGAGTTGAAGTCATCTCTAAGCTAGATACCGTTTTGAAAAAACGTGTGTCACAAATACAAGAAAAAGGCCTCCCTCATATGGAAATTGGAGAGGCGGATGATACAATGGCCAAAGATTCAGAACCTTCTGACACGGATTATTAA
- the tkt gene encoding transketolase gives MGHKALDIDTLEKISGTIKQLSIEMIQEAASGHPGLPLGCAELAAYLYGYVLRHNPRDPEWVNRDRFVLSAGHGSALLYACLHLSGYDVSLEDLQQFRQLHSRTPGHPEFGETEGVEATTGPLGQGLGNAVGMALSSKILQARFNRPEHEIFSSKVYCLAGDGCMMEGVSHEVCSFAGSLGLDNLVVIYDYNNIVLDGFLGEVSVDDVAKRFQSYGWEVYETDGYDFLMMHEVFSKLKHEQKRPALVIAHTVIGRGSPKEGTHKAHGSPLGESGVEQTKRFWHLPEEKFFVSSAVKAFFSHKLQEDRKLQEAWQDDFRVWTKQFPELYQEYLALKASPSSQDLERILGSIEMPEMIAGRAASNKVIQILSHNLPSLIGGSADLSSSDGTWIADGSVIGCDNFLGKNIKYGIREFGMGTIMNGLAYSQIFRPFGGTFLVFSDYLRNSIRLAAMSHLRVIYQFTHDSIFVGEDGPTHQPIEQIMSLRAIPGLHVIRPADANEVKGAWQAALSYSGPTALILSRQSLPTLAQTSRAYVDGVGRGAYIILKEAREKIDYTLFATGSEVHLALQVAKELVYLDKSVRVVSFPSWELFELQDSEYKESIVGGDLGRRVSIEAGSALGWYKYIGTQGLAIAMDRFGYSGAASDVSEICGFTPDHVLQRILS, from the coding sequence ATGGGACATAAAGCTCTCGATATTGATACCTTAGAAAAAATCTCTGGAACGATAAAACAATTGAGCATCGAAATGATTCAGGAAGCGGCTTCTGGACATCCAGGCCTTCCTCTGGGGTGTGCGGAGTTAGCTGCTTATCTGTATGGTTATGTGCTTCGTCATAATCCAAGAGATCCTGAGTGGGTCAATAGAGACCGTTTTGTTTTATCGGCAGGTCATGGTTCAGCTCTTCTATACGCTTGCTTGCACTTGTCTGGTTACGATGTTTCTTTAGAAGATCTTCAACAGTTTCGTCAGTTACACTCTCGAACACCTGGTCATCCAGAATTTGGCGAAACAGAAGGAGTTGAGGCAACTACAGGGCCTCTCGGGCAAGGTTTAGGTAATGCTGTGGGTATGGCATTGTCTTCCAAGATATTACAAGCAAGGTTTAATCGTCCCGAGCATGAGATTTTTAGTAGCAAAGTCTACTGCTTAGCTGGCGATGGCTGTATGATGGAGGGGGTTAGTCATGAGGTCTGCAGTTTTGCAGGTTCTTTAGGCCTCGACAATCTAGTCGTTATATATGACTACAATAACATTGTTTTAGACGGTTTTTTAGGCGAAGTTTCAGTAGATGATGTAGCCAAGCGATTTCAATCTTATGGATGGGAAGTCTATGAGACTGATGGGTACGACTTCTTGATGATGCATGAGGTATTTTCTAAATTAAAACACGAGCAAAAGCGTCCTGCTTTAGTTATAGCTCACACTGTTATAGGTCGAGGATCTCCTAAGGAGGGTACTCATAAAGCACATGGATCTCCCCTAGGCGAGAGTGGGGTAGAACAGACCAAACGTTTTTGGCATTTACCTGAGGAGAAGTTTTTTGTTTCTTCTGCTGTTAAGGCGTTTTTTTCTCATAAATTACAAGAAGATCGTAAACTGCAAGAAGCGTGGCAAGATGACTTTCGTGTTTGGACAAAGCAATTCCCAGAATTGTATCAAGAATACCTTGCTTTAAAAGCTTCTCCATCTTCTCAGGATTTAGAAAGAATATTGGGTAGTATTGAAATGCCTGAAATGATTGCAGGCCGTGCTGCTTCTAATAAGGTAATCCAAATTTTATCTCACAACTTGCCTTCTCTCATAGGAGGATCGGCTGATTTATCTAGTTCCGATGGAACATGGATAGCTGATGGTAGTGTGATAGGTTGTGATAACTTTCTAGGTAAAAATATCAAATATGGAATCAGGGAATTCGGTATGGGCACGATTATGAATGGCTTAGCCTATTCTCAGATCTTTCGTCCGTTTGGCGGAACCTTTCTGGTGTTTTCTGATTATCTCAGAAATTCTATTCGGTTAGCTGCGATGTCCCATCTGCGTGTAATCTACCAGTTTACCCACGATTCTATTTTTGTTGGTGAAGATGGACCGACTCACCAACCTATAGAGCAGATCATGTCTCTAAGAGCAATTCCAGGACTGCATGTAATCCGGCCTGCTGATGCAAATGAAGTTAAGGGGGCTTGGCAAGCTGCCTTGTCTTATTCTGGGCCTACGGCGTTGATTTTATCTCGTCAAAGTCTTCCTACACTAGCACAAACTAGCCGTGCTTATGTAGATGGTGTTGGTCGCGGGGCATATATAATTTTAAAAGAAGCTCGAGAGAAGATAGATTATACTTTATTTGCAACTGGATCAGAGGTGCATCTTGCTTTACAGGTGGCTAAAGAATTAGTTTACTTAGATAAAAGTGTCCGCGTAGTGTCTTTCCCATCTTGGGAATTATTTGAGTTGCAAGACTCTGAGTATAAGGAAAGCATTGTAGGAGGGGATCTTGGGCGGCGAGTCTCTATCGAAGCAGGTTCAGCATTGGGTTGGTATAAATATATTGGTACTCAGGGTCTTGCTATTGCCATGGATAGATTTGGATATTCTGGGGCTGCTAGCGATGTTTCCGAAATCTGCGGGTTTACCCCAGACCATGTTTTGCAAAGGATTTTATCTTAA